The following DNA comes from Blattabacterium cuenoti.
GCACATCTTTTAGCAAAAGAATTAAATTCTTTTTCAGATTCAGAATTAAAAAATTTTTCAAATATATTCGAAATTAATGGGATCTTTCATCATACTTCTTTGATCGATTTTTGTAAAATTATTAATCAATCTCGTTTTTTTCCTAAAAAAGGAAAATATAATATTCTTATTATAAGAGAGTTAAATATGTTTTCTTCCAAGCATTTTAATTATTTATTAAAATTTATAGAAGAAAAACATACACATATATTATTTATTTTTTGTGGAACAGAAGAAAAAAAAATACCAGAAATACTTTTATCACGTTGTCAAATATTTTATTTTCAAAGTATTTCTACGAAAGAAATTTTTTTTTATTTAAAAATGATTGCTGAACAAGAACATATTTCCATAGAAAACGAATCTTTATTTCTCCTTTCCAAATATTCCGGAGGATCTATTGGTAAAGCTATTTTTATATTTGATAGATTATTAAATAATAATAGAAATGTTATATCCAAAAATATGATTATGAAAAAATTAGGAATCATTGATGCAAAATTTTATTTTCAAATTATAGATCATATTTTAAATGAAAAAATGTATAAAATATTCATTTTATTGGACAAAATATCTCAAGAAAAAATTAATTTTTATGATTTTATTATAGGATTTATTAAACATTTAAAAAATTTATTTTTATCTAAAAATATTGAAACAATTTCCATTTTAAAATTCGAAAAAAAAATAATAGAATATTATATTGAACAATCAAAAAAAACGTCTTATTTATTCTTAATAAATGCTTTGAATATATTTTTTTCTTTAGAAAACAAATTTCATTCTAGATTAACGATAGAAATATATTTCATTCAATTAGTATATTTTTTTTCTCTTGATAAAAATCATCATCATCAAAATAAACTAATGAAGATAGAAA
Coding sequences within:
- a CDS encoding AAA family ATPase, which produces MNHVFFDHIMLSDKYRPVKWKEIIGQKEIIISLRKAIQKNKLSRFLFFFGPKGVGKNTCAHLLAKELNSFSDSELKNFSNIFEINGIFHHTSLIDFCKIINQSRFFPKKGKYNILIIRELNMFSSKHFNYLLKFIEEKHTHILFIFCGTEEKKIPEILLSRCQIFYFQSISTKEIFFYLKMIAEQEHISIENESLFLLSKYSGGSIGKAIFIFDRLLNNNRNVISKNMIMKKLGIIDAKFYFQIIDHILNEKMYKIFILLDKISQEKINFYDFIIGFIKHLKNLFLSKNIETISILKFEKKIIEYYIEQSKKTSYLFLINALNIFFSLENKFHSRLTIEIYFIQLVYFFSLDKNHHHQNKLMKIENNKEFFICEKNEQIHFLQKNWINFIQKFSEKINGIYLDFLKSEIKFHIIKNKIFFMIPYKLDSQYFLLIQTHFVKYLKQKLNNPHLEWEIIKTKSKKHPIETFNFLYQKNKLIETLIERLDLKISSST